From Candidatus Omnitrophota bacterium, one genomic window encodes:
- a CDS encoding polysaccharide deacetylase family protein gives MVQLVKDLISFLAYIFITPFYRKRNVVLVYHSIGDIDPSSDPQKINVTPERFEEQMRYLSTCGRSYLLTFDDGFENVYTNAFPLLKRYGARSILFITTDFIDSRLGSDRLFNNAQPLRPLTWAQVKDMSSCGVEIGSHSCTHKTMSDLDEKSASHEASASRERIRDMVGCDVRYFSYPFGSRRSFNKATERLLRDAGYSKAFTNIMGMDNSEEEPFVARRIRVYGTDNIFRFKMKVSGAYNWVDHLPGILVKNKLKS, from the coding sequence ATGGTGCAGCTCGTTAAAGACCTTATAAGCTTCCTCGCATATATTTTCATAACGCCGTTTTACCGTAAACGGAACGTCGTTCTCGTCTATCATTCCATCGGCGATATAGATCCTTCGTCGGATCCGCAAAAGATCAATGTGACGCCGGAGCGGTTTGAGGAACAGATGCGCTATCTCTCGACTTGTGGCAGAAGCTATCTACTTACCTTCGATGATGGATTCGAGAACGTTTATACAAACGCTTTTCCGCTGCTGAAGCGGTATGGCGCGCGGTCGATCCTGTTCATCACTACGGATTTTATCGATTCCAGGCTCGGATCCGATCGGCTTTTCAATAACGCTCAGCCGTTAAGGCCGTTAACATGGGCGCAGGTCAAGGATATGAGCTCCTGCGGCGTCGAAATCGGTTCCCATTCATGCACTCACAAGACGATGTCCGATCTGGATGAGAAGTCGGCCAGTCACGAGGCGTCGGCATCGCGGGAAAGGATAAGGGATATGGTGGGATGCGATGTCAGGTATTTTTCCTATCCTTTCGGCAGCCGAAGATCGTTCAATAAAGCCACCGAACGCCTGCTAAGGGACGCAGGATATTCAAAAGCGTTCACAAATATCATGGGTATGGATAATTCGGAAGAAGAGCCTTTCGTTGCCAGAAGGATACGGGTATACGGCACCGACAATATCTTTAGATTTAAGATGAAGGTATCGGGAGCGTATAACTGGGTAGATCATCTGCCGGGCATACTTGTTAAGAATAAATTAAAAAGTTAG
- a CDS encoding methyltransferase domain-containing protein, producing MKEKVIKYFDDQAVEYNGKYGRINDLRSFIFAERKRIVLTMLGADRKRILDIGCGPGVYTDELSGRCGRLYGVDVSSEMIAIANGKKFRNAEFSVGNIEKLGFQDGFFDAVVCAGVLEYLDNVEAGIREVARVTGKNGIAIFTAPNASSITNKLDYYLRAFLKVSRKIIKADISGSFMNYDFEPKLLCGKELELLLKKYGFRVERTVFHVFRLSLLNRINPRLSLYLSKKLNFVSSRFLAINYVVKAVKDGAAR from the coding sequence TTAAATATTTTGATGACCAGGCTGTTGAGTACAACGGTAAATATGGGCGGATTAACGATCTGAGATCTTTTATATTTGCGGAAAGAAAAAGAATCGTGCTTACTATGCTTGGAGCCGATCGCAAGAGAATATTGGATATAGGATGCGGTCCCGGCGTATATACGGATGAGCTTTCCGGAAGGTGTGGCAGGCTGTATGGGGTCGATGTCTCAAGCGAAATGATAGCCATTGCAAACGGTAAAAAGTTCAGGAACGCCGAATTTTCCGTAGGAAACATAGAAAAGCTTGGGTTCCAGGATGGTTTCTTTGACGCTGTGGTATGCGCTGGGGTGCTGGAATATCTCGATAACGTTGAGGCCGGCATCAGGGAGGTCGCCCGCGTTACAGGGAAGAATGGTATCGCCATCTTCACCGCGCCGAATGCTTCCAGCATTACGAACAAACTCGATTATTATCTACGCGCGTTTCTTAAGGTCTCACGAAAGATAATCAAGGCGGACATCTCCGGGTCTTTTATGAATTACGATTTTGAGCCCAAGCTGCTTTGTGGAAAAGAACTGGAACTTTTATTAAAGAAATACGGTTTCAGGGTTGAGCGGACAGTGTTTCATGTCTTCAGGTTGTCCCTATTGAATAGGATAAATCCGAGGCTATCTCTTTATCTTTCAAAAAAGCTTAACTTTGTTTCGAGCAGATTTTTAGCCATAAATTATGTCGTAAAGGCCGTAAAAGATGGTGCAGCTCGTTAA
- a CDS encoding YdcF family protein, whose amino-acid sequence MQKHQNIICISSIDWDFIWQGHQEIMTRLARSGDRVLFIENTGARAPNVRDIGRIRSRLANWGKGLHGIRKIEDGLYVYSPLVLPFPYLRPARFLNRKLVFSVLFKWLKAVGFSDPIIWDFLPTGLSLDIIEKIDPKVLIYYCIDSFQVSSKGAKNIKRTEEKMVKRSDLVFVTSMELFRYCSQWSKKVHYFPFGVNIENFAKALTNTSLVPEDIGRIGHPIVGYLGGIHKWIDFDLVRTAATRNKDANFVFCGPIQTDTSQVKDLPNVFFLGQKGRDELPLYVREFDVALIPYKITEYTRNVYPTKLNEYLSLGKKVVSTGLPEVVKFNSENGAVVMVAESAEAFSAQVREAIEKPVSEAERQLFMETAEKNSWANKVAQMSALVEQVAQEKAKQKDTLWKANLVKIYKGTKRRFLPVAAGALLVYAVLFHTSLLWYMANPLKISDAPAKADVIMVLGGGVGESGKVGQSYEERVALAIDLYKSHYSDKILYSSGYSFIMREAQVMKALSVELGVKPEAILLDESPANTYEMILHLKDLAGARGWTSAIIVSSPYHMLRVKLLCDKYLKGMNIYYVPIKKGSYYSREHGIELKQIRGILHEYLAILYYKAKKYIN is encoded by the coding sequence ATGCAAAAACATCAGAATATTATATGCATATCAAGCATCGATTGGGATTTCATTTGGCAGGGCCATCAGGAGATCATGACGAGGCTCGCCAGAAGCGGCGATAGGGTGCTTTTTATAGAAAATACGGGCGCCAGGGCTCCTAATGTGCGGGATATCGGCAGGATACGAAGCCGCCTTGCCAACTGGGGAAAAGGGCTGCACGGCATCAGGAAAATAGAGGACGGCCTGTATGTCTATTCGCCGCTCGTATTGCCGTTTCCGTATTTGCGCCCCGCCAGATTTTTGAACCGCAAGCTCGTATTCTCGGTCCTCTTCAAATGGCTTAAGGCGGTGGGTTTCTCTGATCCGATAATATGGGACTTTCTGCCTACAGGATTGAGCCTGGACATAATCGAGAAGATAGACCCGAAAGTCCTTATCTATTATTGTATAGATTCCTTCCAGGTGAGCTCCAAGGGCGCTAAGAATATAAAGCGCACGGAAGAGAAGATGGTGAAGCGGTCGGATCTCGTATTCGTGACCAGCATGGAGCTTTTCAGATACTGTTCGCAGTGGAGCAAGAAGGTCCATTACTTTCCTTTTGGCGTCAATATTGAGAATTTCGCGAAAGCCCTGACCAATACCTCGCTGGTTCCGGAGGACATAGGGCGTATAGGGCATCCGATCGTCGGGTATCTGGGGGGCATCCATAAATGGATAGATTTCGATCTGGTGCGCACGGCGGCGACGCGCAACAAAGACGCCAACTTTGTATTCTGTGGGCCGATACAGACCGATACCTCACAGGTTAAGGATCTGCCGAATGTCTTTTTCCTCGGCCAAAAGGGACGGGATGAGTTGCCGCTATATGTGCGGGAGTTTGATGTCGCATTGATACCCTATAAGATAACCGAGTATACCAGGAACGTCTATCCGACTAAACTGAACGAGTATCTCTCGCTCGGCAAGAAGGTAGTTTCCACGGGTTTGCCGGAAGTCGTGAAATTCAACTCCGAGAACGGCGCCGTGGTAATGGTCGCCGAGTCAGCGGAGGCCTTTTCCGCGCAAGTGCGCGAAGCCATAGAGAAGCCCGTAAGCGAGGCCGAGCGCCAGCTTTTTATGGAGACGGCAGAGAAGAATTCGTGGGCCAACAAGGTGGCGCAGATGTCGGCCCTGGTGGAGCAGGTTGCGCAGGAAAAGGCAAAACAAAAAGATACGTTATGGAAAGCGAACCTGGTAAAGATATACAAAGGCACAAAAAGACGGTTTCTGCCGGTCGCTGCCGGGGCATTGCTCGTTTACGCCGTATTATTCCATACATCTCTCTTATGGTATATGGCAAACCCCCTGAAGATCAGCGATGCGCCCGCGAAGGCGGACGTGATAATGGTTTTGGGCGGCGGCGTAGGGGAATCCGGCAAAGTCGGACAGAGCTATGAAGAGAGAGTAGCCCTTGCTATAGATCTGTACAAATCACATTATTCCGACAAGATACTGTATTCGAGCGGATATAGCTTTATCATGCGGGAGGCGCAGGTCATGAAAGCGCTTTCTGTCGAGTTGGGAGTGAAGCCCGAAGCGATACTATTGGACGAATCCCCAGCCAATACCTATGAAATGATACTTCACTTAAAAGACCTTGCTGGGGCGAGGGGATGGACGAGCGCCATAATCGTAAGCTCTCCTTATCATATGTTGAGGGTGAAGCTGTTGTGCGATAAGTACCTGAAAGGAATGAACATTTATTATGTTCCCATAAAAAAAGGCAGCTATTACTCAAGGGAGCATGGCATTGAATTAAAACAGATAAGGGGCATACTGCACGAATATCTCGCTATTCTTTATTACAAAGCAAAAAAATATATCAATTAA
- a CDS encoding glycosyltransferase family 4 protein, with amino-acid sequence MVKILRIITRLNIGGPAIHSILLSSSLNGNGYKDTLVCGTVSKSEGDMGYLAKDYGVEPVVVPEMGREISLKNDLKTFLKLYSIMRSEKPDIVHTHTAKAGALGRLAAIFAGVPIKIHTFHGHVFDGYFSPLKARIFVCVEKFLALYTDRVITVSEAVRNDLINRLRVAEERKSVVIPLGLDLGRFLECDKNRGWFRKRLGVDDKVMLIGIVGRLVPIKNHKMFLKAARSVLNERPGADIRFVVVGDGELNQFLKEEAKAIGLEHHVIFTGWIEDLASVYSDLDLLVLTSLNEGTPVSLIEAMASAKPVIATAVGGVVDLVKDGYNGLLADSNDHADLARKIIRLMDDRSGRLAMGAHGRESVRTKYSKSRLAADIMKLYEECLEEKHKG; translated from the coding sequence ATGGTTAAGATCCTCAGGATAATAACTCGGCTTAATATAGGTGGTCCGGCCATACATTCGATATTGCTGTCGAGCTCTTTAAACGGCAATGGATATAAGGATACGCTTGTTTGCGGAACGGTTAGCAAGTCGGAGGGAGATATGGGCTATCTCGCCAAAGACTATGGTGTAGAGCCTGTTGTCGTTCCCGAGATGGGCAGGGAGATATCATTAAAAAATGACCTCAAGACGTTTTTAAAGCTTTACAGCATCATGAGGTCCGAGAAACCCGACATTGTGCATACGCACACGGCTAAGGCGGGAGCGCTCGGCAGGCTCGCCGCGATATTCGCCGGCGTCCCTATAAAGATCCACACTTTCCATGGGCACGTCTTCGACGGTTATTTCAGTCCGCTGAAGGCCAGGATATTTGTTTGCGTAGAAAAATTTTTGGCGTTATATACGGACAGGGTGATAACCGTCAGCGAGGCGGTGCGCAATGATTTGATCAACAGACTGAGGGTCGCAGAGGAGCGGAAGAGCGTCGTCATACCGCTTGGTCTTGATCTTGGCAGGTTCCTTGAATGCGATAAGAACAGAGGCTGGTTCAGAAAAAGACTGGGTGTCGATGATAAGGTCATGCTTATCGGGATAGTGGGGCGCCTGGTCCCTATCAAAAACCATAAGATGTTTCTGAAGGCGGCGCGATCCGTATTAAATGAAAGACCCGGCGCCGATATCAGGTTTGTGGTAGTAGGGGACGGAGAGCTTAACCAGTTTCTTAAAGAGGAAGCGAAGGCCATCGGCCTGGAGCATCATGTCATATTTACGGGCTGGATAGAGGATCTGGCATCCGTATATTCGGACCTGGACCTGCTGGTGCTGACGTCTCTGAATGAGGGAACTCCAGTATCGTTGATCGAGGCCATGGCGTCGGCCAAACCCGTTATAGCGACCGCCGTAGGAGGCGTCGTCGATCTCGTCAAGGACGGCTACAACGGGCTGCTGGCCGATTCGAACGATCATGCGGATCTCGCCCGCAAGATCATCAGGTTGATGGATGACCGCTCCGGGCGGCTGGCGATGGGGGCGCATGGCAGAGAATCCGTCCGGACGAAATACTCAAAGAGCAGGCTCGCCGCGGATATAATGAAGCTGTACGAGGAGTGCCTGGAAGAGAAACATAAGGGATGA
- a CDS encoding DUF4330 domain-containing protein: MKVIDEKGRIFGLINIFDLFVLFVIAFIALFAFKWIRLADDPSWVKVENVHIRCEAVALVPVFVTDIMKEGDVMRGADGTIIARIEKILKVEPVEMTLKDSAAAGEAKAFIDPTSKRVTVLIEMLAYKRLDSLRMYAGAGVFNIGLGFSFETKNYNVTWTVIKVINKG, translated from the coding sequence ATGAAGGTTATCGATGAAAAGGGAAGGATTTTCGGACTGATAAATATCTTTGATCTGTTCGTTCTTTTCGTCATAGCCTTTATTGCGCTCTTCGCGTTTAAATGGATAAGGCTCGCCGATGATCCTTCATGGGTGAAGGTCGAAAATGTGCATATACGATGCGAGGCCGTTGCGTTGGTACCTGTTTTTGTGACCGATATCATGAAAGAGGGCGATGTGATGCGGGGTGCCGATGGGACTATTATAGCGCGCATAGAAAAGATACTCAAAGTCGAGCCTGTGGAGATGACGCTAAAAGATTCTGCCGCAGCCGGAGAAGCGAAGGCGTTTATTGACCCGACTTCTAAAAGAGTAACCGTTTTAATTGAAATGCTTGCGTATAAAAGGCTCGATAGCTTACGCATGTATGCCGGAGCGGGAGTGTTTAATATAGGCCTTGGGTTCAGTTTCGAAACAAAAAATTATAATGTCACCTGGACGGTCATAAAAGTGATTAATAAGGGCTGA